The Sediminispirochaeta smaragdinae DSM 11293 genome has a segment encoding these proteins:
- a CDS encoding GH32 C-terminal domain-containing protein, translating into MNIFRKPSFTESTGDAIPFYHDGTYHIFSLTSPPGTTVYPDRLRTTWSHTISEDLVTWKELPTALYPGEGDEPDASGVWTGAALFGEGTYHIFYTGYNIHAEYQQTICHAVSDDSISWHKDPRNPIIIPNTELYEALDWRDPYVFYHEEEHEYWMLISARRNNGPSTRRGCVILYKSPDLTSWHYSRALYTPGHTNCPECSEMYKIGDTWYLSYSRFSEFGNTIYRIADTPYGPWKTPVKDGIGGRRFYAAKSMKNDEGRRFYFGWAHDRADNSDAGQWYWGGLFCVPHEVVQDTNKELNVKLPVEIEATAKQEIAWKLLPKLGDVVTHGKKSLSVASKETFSYGFFDHCENRFLFSCTILPREVYDHFGLLIKSDDDAANCLLLSFDVSMNRVSLLNLPMGVDPFWQQSCQAIPEPKEPGPDGIRVAEKVFKISPTSAIGIKALIDKDMVELFINDEVAFTYRYFAKADHEIGYMVQDGEVDFDDITIRA; encoded by the coding sequence ATGAACATCTTTAGAAAACCATCATTCACCGAATCCACCGGTGATGCCATACCATTTTATCACGACGGCACCTACCATATTTTCTCATTAACATCCCCACCGGGAACTACGGTATATCCCGATCGACTCAGAACGACCTGGAGTCATACCATATCCGAAGATCTGGTAACATGGAAAGAACTTCCGACAGCCCTTTATCCCGGAGAAGGCGACGAGCCGGACGCCTCGGGCGTATGGACAGGAGCCGCCCTTTTCGGAGAGGGAACATATCATATTTTTTACACCGGCTATAATATACATGCGGAATATCAACAAACGATTTGCCACGCCGTAAGCGACGATTCAATCTCCTGGCACAAGGATCCACGAAACCCCATTATCATTCCCAACACGGAGCTGTACGAAGCGCTTGACTGGCGCGATCCATACGTCTTTTACCATGAAGAGGAACATGAATACTGGATGCTGATATCAGCACGCAGGAACAACGGACCAAGCACACGACGCGGCTGCGTCATACTCTACAAATCTCCCGACCTGACATCCTGGCATTATTCCCGTGCCCTGTACACGCCAGGCCATACGAACTGTCCCGAGTGTTCAGAAATGTATAAAATAGGTGACACATGGTATCTTTCTTATTCCCGCTTTTCCGAGTTTGGCAACACCATCTATCGAATTGCCGATACCCCCTACGGGCCATGGAAAACCCCGGTAAAAGATGGGATAGGCGGCCGAAGATTTTACGCCGCGAAATCAATGAAAAACGACGAGGGGCGACGTTTCTACTTTGGCTGGGCCCACGATCGTGCAGACAATAGTGATGCAGGTCAGTGGTATTGGGGCGGGCTCTTCTGTGTTCCGCATGAGGTTGTGCAGGATACAAACAAAGAACTCAATGTCAAACTTCCCGTTGAAATAGAAGCCACCGCAAAACAGGAGATAGCGTGGAAACTTCTCCCCAAATTGGGGGATGTCGTGACGCATGGAAAGAAATCATTATCAGTTGCATCCAAAGAAACCTTCTCGTACGGTTTCTTTGATCACTGCGAGAATCGCTTTCTTTTCTCCTGTACAATTTTGCCCCGGGAGGTTTACGATCATTTCGGCTTGCTGATCAAGTCCGACGACGATGCGGCAAATTGCCTCCTGCTCTCTTTTGATGTAAGCATGAACAGGGTTTCACTCCTCAATCTACCCATGGGAGTCGATCCATTCTGGCAGCAATCCTGTCAGGCCATTCCCGAACCCAAGGAACCGGGCCCCGATGGTATCAGGGTCGCGGAAAAAGTGTTCAAAATCAGCCCCACTAGTGCGATCGGAATAAAAGCACTTATCGACAAGGACATGGTGGAACTGTTCATAAACGATGAGGTTGCCTTCACGTATCGCTACTTCGCCAAGGCAGACCATGAAATCGGATATATGGTACAGGATGGTGAGGTCGATTTCGATGACATCACGATAAGAGCATAA
- a CDS encoding ABC transporter permease, giving the protein MNKNFRTWLRSNTVTTMLRNNAGILVVLILFGVFLSFTTDNFLTNGNIISVLRQISINMYIALGMTLVIILGGIDLSVGSIVAMSGTLIVGFIVTQGLPLWLAIVLGLLLGTLAGLINGIIIAKFKVPAFIVTMAMMNIASGVAYVYSGGRSTRITEDFFVQIGTGYIFGKIPLPVVYMIVLIAVFVFMLNKTKFGTYVYAIGGNRESAKVSGVPIMKVEIAVFTLTGLLSAFAGLVLASRMYSGQPSVGSGYELDAIAACVLGGVSMAGGKGRISGTVIGAMVIGIISNGLNLMGVSSFWQLIVKGVIILFAILIDTQNGKGSAFSTFIKNASLRHRS; this is encoded by the coding sequence ATGAATAAAAACTTCAGGACCTGGCTTCGCAGCAATACCGTCACCACCATGCTCCGCAATAATGCCGGCATCTTGGTCGTCTTGATCCTGTTCGGGGTCTTCCTATCCTTTACCACCGATAACTTTCTCACGAACGGAAACATCATATCGGTATTGCGCCAGATTTCCATCAACATGTACATCGCCCTCGGGATGACCCTGGTCATCATCCTTGGAGGTATCGATTTGTCCGTCGGCAGCATTGTCGCCATGAGCGGAACACTCATCGTCGGTTTCATCGTTACCCAGGGACTTCCGTTATGGCTCGCCATTGTGCTGGGACTCCTGCTGGGGACCCTGGCCGGTCTGATAAACGGAATCATCATTGCAAAATTCAAGGTCCCGGCCTTCATCGTCACAATGGCAATGATGAACATCGCCAGCGGCGTTGCGTATGTATACAGCGGAGGCCGCTCCACAAGAATCACCGAAGATTTTTTCGTACAGATCGGAACAGGCTATATATTTGGAAAAATTCCCCTCCCCGTCGTTTACATGATAGTGCTGATCGCAGTCTTCGTATTCATGCTCAATAAAACGAAATTCGGTACCTATGTGTATGCAATCGGCGGAAATCGTGAATCGGCAAAGGTAAGCGGCGTTCCCATCATGAAGGTCGAGATAGCCGTATTCACCCTTACCGGCCTGCTATCGGCCTTCGCAGGGCTTGTGCTTGCCAGCAGGATGTACTCGGGACAGCCTTCGGTGGGAAGCGGCTATGAACTCGACGCCATTGCTGCGTGTGTTCTTGGCGGCGTTTCAATGGCGGGAGGAAAGGGGCGTATCAGCGGGACCGTTATAGGTGCGATGGTCATTGGAATCATTTCAAACGGCCTGAACCTCATGGGCGTCAGCTCCTTCTGGCAACTGATAGTGAAGGGAGTAATCATTCTTTTCGCCATTCTCATCGATACACAAAACGGCAAGGGAAGCGCATTTTCCACGTTCATCAAGAACGCCTCATTGCGTCATAGATCATAA